The sequence CGTTTAGACATGGTTATTACCTTTACTGATCAGTAGTTTTTAGGTTCTTGTTAAACCCGACGTGGGCTATATATCTCTCTTATATATAAGAGGGATACCGACGTCTCTCAACAAAGAGGCGGAATTGTAATCACTGTATTCAAAATAGTCAATGATTGGTTTAACCCCAAGACAAGTTATCTTTATCTTACATCTATAAATAGACAGTCAATAAAGCTAGCTGACTAGAAATTCCGGTCGACGGATTATACGTGTAAAAAATCAAAGCACAAGGATCTTATTTGATCCCAACTTTATTTAGGAACTTTATTAAGCGAGGATCTTGTGGGTTACCAAAGATATCCCCAGGTTTTCCTTGCTCTATAATATGCCCATCGGCCATGAAGATCACTCTATCTGCAACTTCACGAGCAAATTGCATTTCATGGGTCACCACCAGCATTGTTTGGTGTTGAGCCGCTAATTTTTTCATTAGGCTAAGCACTTCGCCAACCCATTCAGGATCGAGTGCTGAGGTAGGTTCATCAAACAGCAGCAGTTCTGGTTCAAACGCCATTGCGCGACCAATCCCCACACGTTGCTGTTGACCACCGGAAAGGGATGCCGGATAGCTATCGCCTTTGTCACCCAAACCAATATCGTCCAAAATCTCTTGCGCTCGCTGTAAGGCTTGGGATTTTTTCCAGCCACGGACAGTAATTAGCCCTTCAGCAATGTTTTGACGAGCAGTCATATGAGCAAATAGCGCATAATTTTGGAATACAAAGCCAGTTTTACGGCGCAAGGCGAGCTCTTCAGCTTTGCTGTGCTTAGCGCAGTTTACATAGGTATCATCTATG is a genomic window of Vibrio neonatus containing:
- a CDS encoding amino acid ABC transporter ATP-binding protein, encoding MIKLKNIHKRFGDSEILKGIDIEIEKGEIIVVIGSSGTGKSTLLRCVNFLESAEQGEISIDDTYVNCAKHSKAEELALRRKTGFVFQNYALFAHMTARQNIAEGLITVRGWKKSQALQRAQEILDDIGLGDKGDSYPASLSGGQQQRVGIGRAMAFEPELLLFDEPTSALDPEWVGEVLSLMKKLAAQHQTMLVVTHEMQFAREVADRVIFMADGHIIEQGKPGDIFGNPQDPRLIKFLNKVGIK